The following coding sequences are from one Chloroflexota bacterium window:
- a CDS encoding toxin-antitoxin system protein — protein sequence MESTTVRLNKESYAKLRQLSKKSGESLQEVLAKAIDHLERKRFLEQANADFARLREDPKAWEEELRERRVWDVTLMDGLKGDIYPMEGLGDDKR from the coding sequence ATGGAGAGCACGACGGTGAGGCTGAATAAGGAGTCGTACGCGAAGCTACGGCAACTTTCAAAAAAATCGGGGGAGTCCTTGCAAGAGGTGCTGGCGAAGGCGATAGACCACCTGGAGCGGAAGCGCTTCCTTGAACAGGCAAATGCCGATTTTGCGCGACTGCGGGAGGACCCGAAGGCGTGGGAGGAGGAGCTGCGGGAGCGCCGGGTATGGGATGTGACGCTGATGGACGGCCTGAAGGGTGACATCTATCCGATGGAAGGCTTAGGGGATGACAAGCGATAG
- a CDS encoding adenosylcobalamin-dependent ribonucleoside-diphosphate reductase, with product MPSHSQIPITANAAKVLERRYLLRDDHGRVVETPAEMFRRVARAIASAESRYGGAASAWEERFYAAMASLEFLPNSPTLMNAGTPIGQLSACFVIPVLDSMVSIFEAVKNMAVIHQSGGGTGFDFSRLRPNGDIVGATHGTASGPVSFMRVFDTATDVIKQGGRRRGANMGILRIDHPDIEAFISAKTGIAALSNFNISVAVTDAFMDALARGGDYALVSPRTGKEVKRLSARLVFDRIAESAWAGGDPGLVFIDEVNRANPNPALGDMTSTNPCGELPLLPYESCNLGSINVAKFARDGALDWPRLGETVHLAVRFLDDVIDANRYPLPQTADITRANRKIGLGVMGFADALAALGLPYDSEEGIAFGERLMGFIQEHAWETSTALARERGAFPNFERSLRDRPGAAKVRNATVTSIAPTGTISIIAGCSSGIEPLFAITYIRSVMDGTQLLETNAEFERLAKRRGFHSPALMEKIAKSGVVRGLAEVPQDVRRIFATDFDIAPEWHARMQAAFQRHCDNAVSKTINLPQNATVDDVAKAFRLAHTLKCKGITVFRYGSKGEQVLYRGSDGGIHASPEYAGGCPDPAVCNF from the coding sequence ATGCCCTCCCACAGCCAGATCCCCATCACCGCCAACGCCGCCAAGGTCCTGGAGCGCCGCTACCTCCTGCGCGACGACCATGGCCGCGTTGTGGAGACGCCTGCGGAGATGTTCCGGCGCGTCGCGCGCGCCATCGCCTCCGCAGAGTCGCGCTACGGCGGCGCTGCCTCCGCCTGGGAAGAGCGCTTCTACGCCGCCATGGCCTCCCTGGAGTTCCTGCCCAATTCGCCCACGCTCATGAACGCTGGAACGCCCATCGGCCAGCTCTCCGCCTGCTTCGTCATCCCGGTGCTGGACTCCATGGTCAGCATCTTCGAGGCCGTGAAGAACATGGCCGTCATCCACCAGTCGGGCGGCGGCACCGGCTTCGATTTCTCCCGCCTGCGCCCCAACGGCGATATCGTCGGCGCCACCCACGGCACCGCCTCCGGCCCCGTCTCCTTCATGCGCGTCTTTGACACCGCCACGGACGTCATCAAGCAAGGCGGGCGCAGGCGCGGCGCCAACATGGGCATCCTGCGCATAGACCACCCCGATATCGAAGCCTTCATCAGCGCGAAGACAGGCATCGCCGCGCTCTCCAACTTCAACATCTCCGTCGCCGTGACGGACGCCTTCATGGACGCCCTCGCCAGGGGCGGCGACTACGCTCTCGTTAGCCCGCGCACCGGGAAGGAAGTGAAGCGCCTCTCCGCCAGGCTCGTCTTCGACCGCATCGCCGAGAGCGCCTGGGCTGGCGGCGATCCCGGCCTCGTCTTCATTGACGAGGTCAATCGCGCGAACCCGAACCCGGCGCTGGGCGATATGACTTCCACGAATCCCTGCGGCGAGCTTCCCCTGCTGCCCTACGAAAGCTGCAACCTCGGCTCCATCAACGTCGCGAAATTCGCCCGGGACGGTGCCCTCGATTGGCCACGCCTCGGGGAGACCGTCCACCTCGCCGTGCGTTTCCTCGATGATGTGATAGACGCCAACCGCTATCCCCTGCCGCAGACCGCCGATATCACCCGCGCCAATCGCAAGATCGGCCTCGGCGTCATGGGCTTCGCCGATGCTCTCGCCGCCCTCGGCCTCCCGTACGATTCCGAGGAGGGCATCGCCTTCGGCGAGCGGCTCATGGGCTTCATCCAAGAGCACGCCTGGGAGACATCCACGGCGCTGGCCCGGGAGCGCGGCGCATTCCCCAACTTCGAGCGCAGCCTGCGGGACCGCCCCGGCGCGGCTAAGGTCCGCAACGCCACCGTCACCAGCATCGCGCCCACGGGCACCATCAGCATCATCGCCGGCTGTTCCAGCGGCATCGAGCCGCTCTTCGCCATCACCTACATACGCAGCGTCATGGACGGCACACAGCTCCTGGAGACGAACGCGGAGTTCGAGCGCCTGGCGAAGCGGCGCGGCTTCCATTCCCCGGCGCTCATGGAGAAGATCGCGAAGAGCGGCGTCGTCCGGGGCCTTGCCGAAGTCCCGCAGGACGTCCGGCGCATCTTCGCCACCGACTTCGATATCGCGCCCGAATGGCACGCGCGCATGCAGGCCGCCTTCCAGCGCCATTGCGATAACGCCGTCTCCAAGACCATCAATCTCCCCCAGAACGCGACGGTGGACGATGTGGCGAAGGCCTTCCGGCTGGCCCACACCCTTAAGTGCAAGGGCATCACCGTCTTCCGTTACGGCAGCAAGGGAGAGCAGGTCCTCTACCGCGGCAGCGACGGCGGCATCCACGCCTCCCCCGAATACGCCGGCGGCTGTCCCGATCCCGCCGTCTGCAATTTCTAG
- a CDS encoding CoA transferase yields MLHRPLENIRVLELAEGVAGPWAASLLGDLGAEVIKLEAIQRMDQTRGQKWPKPGTTYYPKGDPGPEPWNVNVSYVRTNRNKLSLTLDLSREKGLRLFKDLVRLSDVVMTNMVTGVPEKMGIDYFSLRKIRPDIIMLTSCGFGHSGPYARYVAMAGSMDPISGHAWLRGYEGEDPLTTSYSAHTDSANASTSAFAIVAALHHRAMTGRGQHVDVSGVETMMPHLGEAILDYTMNGRVQTSIGNRHPQMAPHNLYRAAGNDRWVAIACRSERDWQNLCRAMGNPPWIHTPDFKTSLSRWRNREALDAHIEAWTRILPGHDIASRLQTLGVPCSPLVDNKDSLTEPHNHAVGFFETIRHRLLGDFDLSGLGWKMPATTPGIRRPPPALGEDNERIYTGLLGLSDSAYAALLQEALTGSEPLDNPV; encoded by the coding sequence CATCCGCGTCCTCGAACTCGCCGAAGGCGTCGCCGGCCCCTGGGCCGCCTCGCTCCTCGGCGATCTTGGCGCCGAAGTCATCAAGCTCGAGGCCATCCAGCGCATGGATCAGACCCGCGGGCAGAAGTGGCCCAAGCCCGGCACCACCTACTACCCCAAGGGCGATCCCGGCCCGGAACCCTGGAACGTCAACGTCAGCTACGTCCGCACCAACCGCAACAAGCTCAGCCTCACCCTTGATCTCTCCCGGGAAAAAGGCCTGCGCCTCTTCAAAGACCTCGTCCGCCTCAGCGATGTCGTCATGACCAACATGGTCACCGGCGTCCCGGAGAAGATGGGCATTGATTACTTCAGCCTCAGGAAGATTCGCCCGGACATCATCATGCTCACCTCTTGCGGCTTCGGCCATTCCGGCCCCTACGCCCGCTACGTCGCCATGGCCGGCTCCATGGACCCCATCTCCGGCCACGCCTGGCTCCGAGGCTACGAGGGCGAAGACCCCCTCACCACCTCCTATAGCGCCCACACCGATTCCGCCAACGCCTCCACCAGCGCCTTCGCCATCGTCGCCGCGCTCCACCATCGCGCCATGACCGGCCGGGGACAGCACGTGGACGTCTCCGGCGTCGAAACGATGATGCCTCACCTGGGCGAAGCCATCCTCGATTACACCATGAACGGGCGCGTCCAGACCTCCATCGGCAACCGCCATCCCCAGATGGCGCCGCACAACCTCTACCGCGCCGCAGGCAACGATCGTTGGGTCGCCATCGCCTGCCGCAGCGAGCGCGACTGGCAGAACCTTTGCCGCGCCATGGGTAATCCTCCCTGGATACACACACCCGATTTCAAAACGTCCCTCTCCCGCTGGCGCAACCGTGAAGCCCTCGATGCCCACATCGAAGCCTGGACCCGCATCCTCCCCGGCCACGATATCGCCTCGCGCCTGCAAACCCTCGGCGTCCCCTGCTCTCCCCTGGTGGACAACAAAGACTCCCTCACCGAGCCGCACAACCACGCCGTCGGCTTCTTTGAAACGATCCGCCACCGCCTCCTCGGCGATTTCGATCTCTCCGGCCTCGGCTGGAAGATGCCTGCCACCACCCCCGGCATCCGCCGCCCTCCCCCTGCCCTGGGTGAGGACAATGAACGCATCTACACAGGCCTCTTAGGTCTGAGCGACTCCGCCTACGCCGCTCTCCTCCAAGAGGCCCTCACCGGCTCCGAACCCCTCGACAACCCCGTCTGA
- a CDS encoding type II toxin-antitoxin system PemK/MazF family toxin encodes MTSDSGPLRGDVWLADLGIGLGHEQGGARPVLIVSADGFNLGGAGLVVTLPITSVDKRIPWHAIVEAPEGGLRERSYIKCEDVRSIAKERLGRRLGSVTRETMEAVDYRLRILMEL; translated from the coding sequence ATGACAAGCGATAGCGGGCCGCTTCGCGGGGACGTGTGGCTCGCGGATTTGGGGATCGGACTGGGTCATGAACAGGGCGGCGCACGGCCCGTGCTCATCGTCTCCGCGGATGGCTTCAATCTGGGCGGGGCGGGACTCGTCGTCACACTGCCAATCACGAGCGTGGACAAGCGCATCCCGTGGCATGCGATCGTTGAGGCGCCGGAGGGAGGGTTGCGGGAGCGAAGCTATATCAAGTGCGAGGATGTGCGGTCCATCGCGAAGGAGCGACTGGGGCGAAGGCTGGGAAGCGTGACCCGGGAGACGATGGAGGCAGTGGATTACCGGCTGAGGATTCTGATGGAGTTGTGA
- a CDS encoding proline--tRNA ligase — protein sequence MAEKITPRATDYPQWYQDVVQRAGLAENSDVRGCMVIKPHGYAVWERMRNALDRMFKETGHENAYFPIFIPKSFLAREEEMAEGFAKECAVVTHYRLKAVPGQGLQVDPSAKLEEELIVRPTSETIIWNTYKNWIQSHRDLPLLINQWANVVRWEMRTRLFLRTAEFLWQEGHTAHASQEEAEQETRTMLEVYRRFAEEWMAVPVITGRKSEGQKFPGAVYTLCIEAMMQDRRALQAGTSHFLGQNFAKAFEVTYQDQQGKRVHPWATSWGVSTRLVGALVMTHSDDQGLVLPPRLAPIHVVIVPIYKTPEERSVVVSAAHQLADAVRALPRSDWTNYDALAVKVDDREQYAPGYKFNEWETRGVPIRVELGPRDLAQKACVLARRDIPGKEAKIMGVPLDAAPARIMDLLQAIQRDLLERSRKFRAANSYEVNTYDDFKKKLEEPGGFLWAHWDGTRETEDRIAEETKATIRCIPFDQKPEAGACIVTGKPSAGRVLFAKAY from the coding sequence ATGGCCGAGAAGATCACGCCCCGCGCGACCGATTATCCCCAGTGGTACCAGGACGTCGTCCAGCGCGCGGGCCTCGCGGAAAACTCCGACGTTCGCGGCTGCATGGTTATCAAGCCCCACGGCTACGCCGTCTGGGAGCGCATGCGCAACGCCCTCGATCGTATGTTCAAAGAGACCGGGCACGAGAACGCCTACTTCCCCATATTCATCCCCAAGTCCTTCCTCGCCAGGGAGGAAGAGATGGCCGAAGGCTTCGCCAAAGAGTGCGCCGTCGTCACCCACTATCGCCTCAAGGCCGTCCCGGGCCAGGGCCTCCAGGTGGACCCCAGCGCCAAGCTCGAAGAGGAGCTCATCGTCCGTCCCACCTCGGAGACCATCATCTGGAACACCTATAAGAACTGGATCCAGAGCCACCGCGATCTGCCCCTGCTCATCAACCAGTGGGCCAACGTCGTCCGGTGGGAGATGCGCACGCGCCTCTTCCTCCGCACCGCCGAATTCCTCTGGCAGGAGGGCCACACGGCCCACGCCTCCCAGGAAGAGGCCGAGCAGGAGACCAGGACGATGCTGGAGGTCTACCGCCGCTTCGCCGAAGAGTGGATGGCCGTTCCCGTCATCACCGGGCGCAAGAGCGAAGGGCAGAAGTTCCCCGGGGCCGTCTACACCCTCTGCATCGAGGCCATGATGCAGGACCGCCGCGCGCTCCAGGCCGGCACCAGCCACTTCCTGGGGCAGAACTTCGCCAAGGCCTTCGAGGTCACCTACCAGGATCAGCAGGGCAAGCGCGTTCACCCCTGGGCCACAAGCTGGGGCGTCTCCACCCGGCTCGTCGGCGCCCTCGTCATGACCCACAGCGACGATCAGGGCCTCGTCCTGCCGCCGCGCCTCGCGCCTATCCACGTCGTCATCGTCCCCATCTATAAGACCCCGGAAGAGCGCTCCGTCGTCGTCTCCGCGGCGCACCAGCTCGCCGACGCCGTCCGCGCGCTCCCCCGGAGCGATTGGACGAACTACGATGCCCTCGCCGTGAAGGTGGACGACCGCGAGCAGTACGCCCCCGGCTACAAATTCAACGAATGGGAGACGCGCGGCGTCCCCATCCGCGTCGAGCTTGGCCCGCGCGACCTCGCGCAGAAGGCCTGCGTCCTCGCCCGCCGCGATATCCCGGGCAAAGAGGCCAAGATCATGGGCGTGCCGCTGGATGCCGCGCCCGCGCGCATCATGGACCTCCTGCAGGCGATCCAGCGCGATCTCCTCGAGCGCTCGCGCAAGTTCCGCGCGGCCAACAGCTATGAAGTGAACACCTACGACGACTTCAAGAAGAAGCTCGAAGAGCCCGGCGGCTTCCTCTGGGCCCACTGGGACGGCACCCGCGAGACCGAAGACCGCATCGCCGAAGAGACCAAAGCCACCATCCGCTGCATCCCCTTCGACCAGAAGCCCGAAGCCGGCGCGTGCATCGTCACCGGTAAGCCCTCCGCCGGCCGGGTCCTCTTCGCAAAGGCCTATTAG